From the Purpureocillium takamizusanense chromosome 6, complete sequence genome, one window contains:
- the PMT4 gene encoding Dolichyl-phosphate-mannose--protein mannosyltransferase (COG:O~BUSCO:EOG09260J53~TransMembrane:11 (i54-71o100-118i139-159o165-182i189-208o241-259i280-299o599-617i637-655o667-686i723-743o)~EggNog:ENOG503NV01~CAZy:GT39) codes for MARSQTPQGSVRQRTPAAKKGSESPGVAPEYELDKLAKFAMQKNVADGEREHKVALGLITILAFVTRFWGISHPNEVVFDEVHFGKFASYYIERTYFFDVHPPFAKLLFAFMGWLVGYDGHFHFDNIGDSYIDNKIPYVAFRALPAILGALTVSVTYLIMWESGYSVPACIVAAGLILLDNAHIGQTRLILLDATLVLAMACSLLFYIKFYKLRHQPFSRKWWKWLVLTGFALSCDISTKYVGLFAFVTIGSAVIIDLWELLDIKRPAGVISLPEFGKHFAARAIGLIVLPFMFYLFWFQVHFAILSRSGPGDDFMSPEFQETLSDNVMLANSMTVQYYDAITIRHKETKTYLHSHEDTYPLRYDDGRVSSQGQQVTGYPHNDTNNYWQVLPLDDDKQRGRDVRNRDLVRLRHIVTDKILLSHDVASPYYPTNQEFTCVSVEEAYDSRANDTIFEIRIENGKTNQEFKSISGHFKLIHNPSKVAMWTHTKPLPAWGHAQQEINGNKNIAPSSNVWFVEDIPTMPADDARHHKEERKVKSLPFLLKWFELQRAMFYHNNKLTSDHPYASHPYQWPFLLRGVSFWTQNDTRQQIYFIGNPVGWWLASSLLAVFAGIIIADQISLKRGIDALDHRTRSRLYNSTGFFWLAWATHYFPFFLMGRQLFLHHYLPSHLASCLVAGGLVEFVFNAEPVDEAPPAGGKKGSAARPKRHITARERFAGQSMMGAWIACLVIMIVAVAGWYFFLPLTYGYPGLSVEQIQRRKWLGFDLHFAK; via the exons ATGGCGCGCAGCCAGACGCCGCAGGGCAGCGTGCGCCAGCGCACTCCGGCGGCCAAGAAAGGCAGCGAGTCGCCCGGCGTTGCCCCTGAGTacgagctcgacaagctcgccAAGTTCGCCATGCAGAAgaacgtcgccgacggcgagcgcgagcacaAGGTCGCCCTGGGCCTCATCACCATCTTGGCCTTTGTCACCCGGTTCTGGGGCATCAGCCACCCCAATGAAGTCGTCTTCGACGAGGTTCACTTTGGCAAG TTTGCCTCCTACTACATCGAACGGACGTACTTCTTCGACGTTCACCCTCCCTTTGCGAAGCTTCTCTTCGCCTTCATGGGCTGGCTCGTCGGCTACGATGGCCACTTCCACTTCGACAACATCGGCGACTCGTACATCGACAACAAGATTCCTTACGTGGCCTTCCGAGCTCTTCCTGCCATTCTCGGAGCCCTTACCGTGTCCGTCACGTATCTGATCATGTGGGAGTCGGGCTACAGCGTCCCCGcgtgcatcgtcgccgccggcttgaTCCTACTCGACAATGCCCATATCGGGCAGACTCGCCTGATCCTGCTCGACGCGACGCTGGTGCTCGCCATGGCATGCAGCTTGCTTTTCTACATCAAGTTCTACAAGCTGCGCCATCAGCCCTTTAGCCGCAAGTGGTGGAAGTGGCTCGTCCTGACGGGCTTTGCGCTCTCGTGCGACATCTCCACCAAGTATGTCGGCCTCTTTGCCTTTGTCACCATTGGctcggccgtcatcatcgatCTCTGGGAGCTGCTCGATATCAAGCGCCCTGCCGGCGTCATTTCTCTGCCCGAGTTTGGCAAGCACTTTGCCGCCAGAGCCATTGGTCTCATCGTCCTGCCCTTCATGTTTTACCTCTTCTGGTTCCAGGTCCACTTCGCCATCCTCTCGCGCTCCGGCCCGGGCGACGACTTCATGTCTCCCGAGTTCCAGGAGACCTTGAGTGACAACGTCATGTTGGCAAACTCCATGACGGTCCAGTACTACGACGCCATTACCATCAGGCACAAGGAGACCAAGACGTACCTCCACAGCCACGAGGACACGTACCCCCTGCGTTatgatgatggccgcgtCTCGAGCCAGGGCCAGCAGGTGACTGGCTACCCCCACAATGACACCAACAACTACTGGCAGGTCCTGCCCTTGGACGATGACAAGCAGAGGGGTCGCGATGTCAGGAATCGTGACTTGGTCCGTCTCCGACATATCGTCACCGACAAGATCCTGCTCTCTCATGATGTCGCATCCCCTTACTACCCAACGAACCAAGAGTTCACCTGCGTcagcgtcgaggaggcctACGACAGCCGTGCCAACGACACAATATTTGAGATTCGCATTGAGAACGGCAAGACCAACCAGGAGTTCAAGTCCATCTCTGGCCACTTCAAGCTTATCCACAACCCGAGCAAGGTGGCCATGTGGACGCACACCAAGCCACTGCCTGCTTGGGGCCACGCGCAGCAGGAGATCAACGGCAACAAGAACATCGCCCCTAGCTCCAACGTGTGGTTTGTCGAGGATATTCCCACGATGCCCGCCGATGATGCGCGGCACCACaaggaggagcgcaaggtCAAGTCACTGCCGTTCCTGCTCAAGTGGTTCGAACTCCAGAGAGCCATGTTCTACCACAATAACAAATTGACGAGCGACCACCCGTATGCCAGCCACCCGTACCAGTGGCCATTCCTGCTCCGCGGCGTAAGCTTCTGGACCCAGAACGACACGCGACAGCAAATCTACTTTATCGGAAACCCTGTGGGCTGGTGGTTGGCGAGCAGTCTTTTGGCCGTCTTCGctggcatcatcatcgccgatCAGATTTCTCTCAAGCGTGGCATCGACGCCTTGGATCACC GCACCCGCTCTCGCCTCTACAACTCGACGGGTTTCTTCTGGCTAGCCTGGGCAACGCACTACTTCCCATTCTTCCTCATGGGCCGTCAGCTCTTCCTCCATCACTACCTACCCTCTCACCTGGCGTCTTGCCTAGTGGCGGGCGGTCTTGTCGAGTTTGTCTTCAACGCCGAGCCcgttgacgaggcgccgcccgcgggcggcaagaagggATCCGCGGCCCGACCCAAGAGGCACATTACCGCGCGAGAGAGATTCGCGGGCCAGAGTATGATGGGCGCGTGGATCGCCTGCCTGGTCATCATGatcgtcgccgtggcagGCTGGTACTTCTTCCTGCCTCTGACGTATGGCTACCCCGGCCTGTCGGTGGAGCAGATTCAACGCCGCAAGTGGCTTGGATTCGACCTTCACTTTGCGAAATAA
- the PMT4 gene encoding Dolichyl-phosphate-mannose--protein mannosyltransferase (CAZy:GT39~COG:O~EggNog:ENOG503NV01~TransMembrane:8 (i54-71o100-118i139-159o165-182i189-208o241-259i280-299o599-617i)) produces the protein MARSQTPQGSVRQRTPAAKKGSESPGVAPEYELDKLAKFAMQKNVADGEREHKVALGLITILAFVTRFWGISHPNEVVFDEVHFGKFASYYIERTYFFDVHPPFAKLLFAFMGWLVGYDGHFHFDNIGDSYIDNKIPYVAFRALPAILGALTVSVTYLIMWESGYSVPACIVAAGLILLDNAHIGQTRLILLDATLVLAMACSLLFYIKFYKLRHQPFSRKWWKWLVLTGFALSCDISTKYVGLFAFVTIGSAVIIDLWELLDIKRPAGVISLPEFGKHFAARAIGLIVLPFMFYLFWFQVHFAILSRSGPGDDFMSPEFQETLSDNVMLANSMTVQYYDAITIRHKETKTYLHSHEDTYPLRYDDGRVSSQGQQVTGYPHNDTNNYWQVLPLDDDKQRGRDVRNRDLVRLRHIVTDKILLSHDVASPYYPTNQEFTCVSVEEAYDSRANDTIFEIRIENGKTNQEFKSISGHFKLIHNPSKVAMWTHTKPLPAWGHAQQEINGNKNIAPSSNVWFVEDIPTMPADDARHHKEERKVKSLPFLLKWFELQRAMFYHNNKLTSDHPYASHPYQWPFLLRGVSFWTQNDTRQQIYFIGNPVGWWLASSLLAVFAGIIIADQISLKRGIDALDHRKWTMGHVKQVWTGLTGMQAPALASTTRRVSSG, from the exons ATGGCGCGCAGCCAGACGCCGCAGGGCAGCGTGCGCCAGCGCACTCCGGCGGCCAAGAAAGGCAGCGAGTCGCCCGGCGTTGCCCCTGAGTacgagctcgacaagctcgccAAGTTCGCCATGCAGAAgaacgtcgccgacggcgagcgcgagcacaAGGTCGCCCTGGGCCTCATCACCATCTTGGCCTTTGTCACCCGGTTCTGGGGCATCAGCCACCCCAATGAAGTCGTCTTCGACGAGGTTCACTTTGGCAAG TTTGCCTCCTACTACATCGAACGGACGTACTTCTTCGACGTTCACCCTCCCTTTGCGAAGCTTCTCTTCGCCTTCATGGGCTGGCTCGTCGGCTACGATGGCCACTTCCACTTCGACAACATCGGCGACTCGTACATCGACAACAAGATTCCTTACGTGGCCTTCCGAGCTCTTCCTGCCATTCTCGGAGCCCTTACCGTGTCCGTCACGTATCTGATCATGTGGGAGTCGGGCTACAGCGTCCCCGcgtgcatcgtcgccgccggcttgaTCCTACTCGACAATGCCCATATCGGGCAGACTCGCCTGATCCTGCTCGACGCGACGCTGGTGCTCGCCATGGCATGCAGCTTGCTTTTCTACATCAAGTTCTACAAGCTGCGCCATCAGCCCTTTAGCCGCAAGTGGTGGAAGTGGCTCGTCCTGACGGGCTTTGCGCTCTCGTGCGACATCTCCACCAAGTATGTCGGCCTCTTTGCCTTTGTCACCATTGGctcggccgtcatcatcgatCTCTGGGAGCTGCTCGATATCAAGCGCCCTGCCGGCGTCATTTCTCTGCCCGAGTTTGGCAAGCACTTTGCCGCCAGAGCCATTGGTCTCATCGTCCTGCCCTTCATGTTTTACCTCTTCTGGTTCCAGGTCCACTTCGCCATCCTCTCGCGCTCCGGCCCGGGCGACGACTTCATGTCTCCCGAGTTCCAGGAGACCTTGAGTGACAACGTCATGTTGGCAAACTCCATGACGGTCCAGTACTACGACGCCATTACCATCAGGCACAAGGAGACCAAGACGTACCTCCACAGCCACGAGGACACGTACCCCCTGCGTTatgatgatggccgcgtCTCGAGCCAGGGCCAGCAGGTGACTGGCTACCCCCACAATGACACCAACAACTACTGGCAGGTCCTGCCCTTGGACGATGACAAGCAGAGGGGTCGCGATGTCAGGAATCGTGACTTGGTCCGTCTCCGACATATCGTCACCGACAAGATCCTGCTCTCTCATGATGTCGCATCCCCTTACTACCCAACGAACCAAGAGTTCACCTGCGTcagcgtcgaggaggcctACGACAGCCGTGCCAACGACACAATATTTGAGATTCGCATTGAGAACGGCAAGACCAACCAGGAGTTCAAGTCCATCTCTGGCCACTTCAAGCTTATCCACAACCCGAGCAAGGTGGCCATGTGGACGCACACCAAGCCACTGCCTGCTTGGGGCCACGCGCAGCAGGAGATCAACGGCAACAAGAACATCGCCCCTAGCTCCAACGTGTGGTTTGTCGAGGATATTCCCACGATGCCCGCCGATGATGCGCGGCACCACaaggaggagcgcaaggtCAAGTCACTGCCGTTCCTGCTCAAGTGGTTCGAACTCCAGAGAGCCATGTTCTACCACAATAACAAATTGACGAGCGACCACCCGTATGCCAGCCACCCGTACCAGTGGCCATTCCTGCTCCGCGGCGTAAGCTTCTGGACCCAGAACGACACGCGACAGCAAATCTACTTTATCGGAAACCCTGTGGGCTGGTGGTTGGCGAGCAGTCTTTTGGCCGTCTTCGctggcatcatcatcgccgatCAGATTTCTCTCAAGCGTGGCATCGACGCCTTGGATCACCGTAAGTGGACAATGGGCCATGTCAAACAAGTTTGGACGGGACTGACAGGGATGCAGGCACCCGCTCTCGCCTCTACAACTCGACGGGTTTCTTCTGGCTAG